A segment of the Acidobacteriota bacterium genome:
TAAAAGAAGACGCGGCGCTGCGAGGTAATTGTCATGCGAAATTGTAGAGACAGATTCGAGCCGATGTGCGAAACCTCGGAAAAGGGCGAACGGTTGTTCACGCGGGATGCGATTCAGATGACCTCGTTTGATATCGGCGGGCGGATACTGTCGCTTTTCGGGTACGCAGAAATGCGGAATATAGTTCTTCAACTGCGAATGAACTCGCACGAACTAGCCGAAGTGATAGACGGCGACGAAATGCCATCTGTCGAGATGCTGCTGGGCATTCAAAAGGTGACCGGTGCATCGATCGATTGGATCCTCACCGGAATGGGTAATAAATTCCTACAGAACGTTGAGCTGATCCCGCGGCCCGTCGATAGCTTAATGATACCTCAGCCGCAGCCGACAGCAGCACGGATCCCGCAGTTGTGGTAGATACAGCGACCCAAAAGGGAAGTATCGCTCACTGACGAACATACTATTCTCACGATCATTGTTATAATTGCGCACCATCGTATTGCATCTCGTGCGATTGGCGGCGGGCGGTGTTCGGGTAAGAATCTTTATGGGCTACAAACTGACGGTAGAGAACGGGCCGGAATATCTGAAGCTGACGGCGGTCGGCGATCATTCGGCCGAGGAGATGTACGCATTTATCGACAATATCAAGGCGGAGGCCGTCCGTAATGACAGCAAACGCGTGCTGGTCGATTCGTTTGAATACTCGACGCTGATGAGCGAAGCAGATAAGTTTGCCCTCGGCAGCCATCTTGCCAAGACATTCGGCCCTAGGCTAAAGGTCGCTATCATGCTGCCCGCCGAACACATCTCAAAACTCGGTGAACTCGCCGCCGTAAACCGCGGTGCAAACCTGCTCGTAACCCCTTCGGAATCCGATGCCATCGCCTGGCTCACGGCATGAACGTTTGGAGCGGACGCAGCATTAGGTGCAGCCGCGATCATCTGTGCGATAACGTACGGAAATTGTGTTTTTAGCGGAGTATGTTGATCTCAACTGATTATGTGGAGCAAATAACATGGCACTTACTGAAGAAGAAAAAGACGACGTCTATTTAACGGTTTCGATCGAGCTCGTGAAGATGTTCGATATACTCCACAACACCTATTCACGCCCGGATCTCAAAGAACAGGCCCAACTCGTTACCGAACTCGAAACCAGCCTCCGCAAGGACTGGGAGATATTCAAACTACCTGCATGACAACTATCACGCGCCGAAATCAGAATGCCCGAGCCGGCACGCCGAATATATTTATTCATAGCCATCAGCTTTAACGATCATGTTCACGCTTTTGTAACAGCTCGGCGTTATAATAGTGGCGGAGGCAAGAATATGAAGATCTTAATAGCAAATGACGGTTCTGAATTTGGCGACAACGCCGTGAAGGTAGCGGCTGGACTATTGAAGGGAAATGCCGCCGCCGAGATCAAAGTGGTAACGGTCATCGAACCTGCGGCAGGCACCGAACTCGAAACGATCATCGAATCGACCGATGAGCTGATAAACATGGAGAATCCAGCATATGTGACGGCACTGCGGATGGTGACCGCTTCGGCCGAAGCTCTGGCCGCAAGCGGAATGACGAGCGTTTTGTATGAGGTTCTCTCGGGCCCGCCGGCGCGCCGAATTGTCGAGGCTGCGGACGAATGGAAGGCGGATCTTATCGTTGTCGGTTCTCACGGCCGCGGCTATTGGTCGCGTGCAATGCTTGGTTCTGTTTCTGACCGTGTGACACATCACGCAAACTGCTCCGTCCTGGTCGTCAGAAAGTGAACGGTGCTCGGCGCGTAAAAAAGTATTGCTTTATCCGCAGACGTGTAATATGCTGTGGGGAATTAATTTCAGGCCGATACTTTCGAATTAGATGACAAGGGGGCGTTGCTGTTGACGGCTGACTTGTCTCTTTCCATTTTCAGCATTCCTCGTCAAATATTCCGAAATACCGCAAGATCTGTTTACGAACGCCAAGCGTTCACGGCCTGAGGCACTTGGCGTCAAGGTAAAGGAGCCTCTACGCCATGAACACGCCGACGATCCGTTCGCTTTTTTCCCGCCGCGGTCTAATTATTCTTTTGACATTGCTCGTCCTGCTCTCGTTCGCCGCACTTTTGGGTTGTGAAAGGACATTCGTGCGCAAGAAAGGCGACAAAGCGATGGACATTCAGGGCGCGTACGACTATGAGATGACTATGCTACGCAATCCGCAGACCGAAATGATCCCCGAGGGATCATTCGCGGCGGAACGGGCTCAGGCGAGGGCAGTCTTAGAACGGCAAAAGCTCTCCGGGCGACCGCTGGTCAATTCGTACACATTCCAAGGCCCCGACAATCTCGGCGGCAGAACGCGATCGATCGTCTATGACGTGCGATTCGACGGCGCCATGAACCGCGTCATCATCGCCGGCGGCGTCAGTGGCGGCGTTTATAAATCGATCGACGACGGCGCGACCTGGACACGCAAGAGCCCGCTCGGCGAACACTTCAGCTGCACCAGCATCGCACAGGACACGCGGCTGGGAATGGAGGACACATGGTACTACAGCGTCGGCGAAGCGACGGGCAACTCGGCAAGCGGCTCCGGCGCGAGCTATTCCGGCAACGGCGTCTACAAATCGATCGATAACGGCGAGACGTGGGCACGTTTGCCGATGTCAAATACCACCGCGCTCGAATCATTTACCGTTCCCGAGGATTACATAACCAAGATCATCGTCGATCCGACGAACGGCAACGTCTACATAGCTTGTGCCGCGGTCATTCGCCGCTCGATCGACGGCGGGGCGACGTGGACCAGCGTGCTCGCGGGGCCGCTTTCGTTCTCGAGCCAGTTCACCGACATCGTGGTGTCGAGCACCGGTCGATTGTACGCGGCGTTCGCCGGCACGAATGACTCGGGCGTTGACGGCGTGTGGGCGTCACCTCCGGGACCGACGTCCGGCGATCCGTTGTCGTGGACACGCATCGCAGGAGTCGGGCCGGGCGGTTCGCCGACGGGATGGAACAGCGAGCCTTCGTACGGCCGCGTCGTGCTGGCGATCGCACCGAGCGATGAGAAATTCCTGTACGCGATGTATTTCAGCGGCACTGCCCCAGCTTGCCCAACATCGGTCAAAGAAGCGGAACTATTCCGCTGGGACGACATCGGCGGTACATGGACAGACCTGAGCGCAACATTGCCTGACGCCGCCGGCTGCCTTGCGGGCAACGACCCGTTCGCGGTGCAGGGCGGCTACGACATTGTGATCGCCGTAAAACCCGACGACGCCTCGACGCTCTTCATCGGCGGAACGAACGCCTACCGTTCGACCGACGGAGGACTGTCATGGACCAGGATCGGCGGCTACGCAGGCACCGGCGGTTATGCACTGTATTTGTCCTCACATCCGGACATACATTCATTTGCATTCTCGCCGATCAGTTCGACAACGATGCTCTGCGGCAACGACGGCGGCATTCAACGCACGACCGCAAACCTCGAACCCGTCGTCGCGTGGACGCAAATGAACGTCGGTTACCGAACTTACCAGTATTATTACGTCGATGTGGATCCGCGGCTCGGTAACGCCAAGGTGATCGGGGGCGCTCAGGATAACGGTTCGACGCGAAACATCGGCGGCAGCGGCACGAGCTATGAAATGGTACTCGGCGGCGATGGCGTTTCCGTCGGACTGACCGATCTGATTGCGGGGATTCAGTACGAATATGTCGGATTTCAGTTGGGAGAGATATTTAGGAGGGACTCGACACTCGCCCCGGGCGTTGCCGGCTCGTATATAACGCCGACGCCGGAGGCCGGAACGGGAACGGGGCTTTTTGTTACGCTGTTCAAGCTAGACTCGGACAATTCGGAGATCCTCTATTACGCAAATGACAGTGTTCTTTACCGGACATCGTCCGCTTCGACGGTCACAGGCGCGACATGGACGACAATGACCGGCGTGACGGCCGCGGTCTCACCCGACAAGAAGATCACCGCACTCACGCCCGCCCGAGGCGCATACAGCCCGGCGACGTCGAGCTTGTACATCGGTGCGAGCGACACGACCTCGCCATTCACGGTTCCGCCTAAACTGTTCAGGCTTGACGATCCGGCATTCATCGGAGCCGGGGCACCTCCCGTTGATATAAGCTCCCCGGCGTTCCCGGTCGGCGCTTACATCAGCAGTATCGCCGTCGATCCCACCACGGACGACACAGTGATGGTCACATTCTCCAATTACGGCGTCTCGAGTATATTCTTGACGATGGACGCTAGCTCGGTCGTCCCAACCTGGTCTGCTATCGAAGGCAACATTCCGCTGCCGTCGGCGAGGAGCTCTGCGATCCTGCGCAAGACGGCAGGCACGGAATACTTCGTCGGCACATCGGTCGGGCTTTATATGACGACAACTCCTGCCGGAGCAGGCACGATCTGGTCACAGGAAGGCCCGTCCGAAATGGGCAACGCCGTTGTCTCAAGCCTCGCTCTACGGCCGTCCGACAACAAACTGCTCGTCGGAACACACGGCTATGGAATGTGGTACCTGCTCCCGCCGACAGCGGCAAATGTCTCGGTCGGCGGCCGGGTGCATTCGCAAAGCGGCGGCATCGCGAACGCAATCGTCACGATCACATCAGCGAACGGTACGTCACTCCGCACAAGCACAAGTTCGCTCGGGTATTTTCGATTTGACGACATTGTCGCGGGAGGCACGTATACGGTTGCGGTTGCGAGTAAACGATACGTCTTCACGCCACAGATATTGACGCTCAACGATACGGTCGAGGATCTTGAGTTTATTTCGAACTAGGATCAACGACCAGACCTACCGCTACGATCCGCCTCGCTGCGGCCGGGCAGATCCGCTAACTCGGGTAATTGATCTTGGGAAGCGTTTTCACGCTCGCGTTTATGCCTTTGCCGTTGGCGTAAAATTGTAACTTCATTTACTATTCCATAGACATTGTCGCTCACACACTCAAATTAAAGGTAAATTGGGCCCGGATGGCGCGTTCGGTTCGACTGTGGAATGGACGAAAAGACATCACATAATGGCGGGACTGCATTCGGCTCACGCGCGTTTGCCGCATTGACGCGCCCGGTCGATGCTTTGCCGCTGGATATGTTTCGCGTGGTGACGGGCGTGCTGATATTGGTGTATTTTGTGCGGACGTTCGCCGAGACGGCGGATTTCAGCGGGCCCGACGGATTGCTCGACCACCGTTTGATACTCGAGATGTATTGGTTCACCGAGATCGGAATATTCCGCGATTGGATGAGCATCGAATGGTTCTACGCGGCGTTCGGGATCGCCATCGCGTGCTGCGTACCGCTGATCCTCGGGTATCGTGTTAAGTTCTTTTTCCTGATCCTGTACATTATCGCAGTCAGTACGTATCGGCGGAACTTTATTGTGATGTATGTCGATGATTCGATCATGCATCTGCTGCTGTTCTGGATGCTGGTGATGCCGGTCGGACGCACGCTGGTGCTTGGCGAATGGCTGCGGGACCGCCGTGCGGCGGGGGAACGTTGGAAAACTGTCACCGTGCCCGGAGCGACCCTGCGGCTTTTCCTCGGGAATCTGACGCTGCTCTATCTAGTTGCCGGTCTCTGGAAATGGACGAGCCCGATGTGGCTCGACGGCACCGCTCTGTACGTCGTATTCAAGCTGCCGGTGTCGTACTACAGTTCAACCTGGACCGCCGGGCATATCCCACTGCTGAGGATATTTAACTACGCGACGCTCATTCTCGAGCCCCTGGTGCCGCTGATGTTCGTACTGCGGCGTGGGCATTGGGCAAAGTACGTGATGCTCGCGGCATTCCTCGGGCTGCATCTCGGCTCCGTAGCAACTCTGAATATCCCGTACGCGAACGTTGCCTGTGCAGCGACGACGATCCTGATGTTCCGCGAAGAGCTGATGACATGGTTTCGCGGCGTCTATATCGAGCCGGTGGGTTCAAAACGATTCGGTTTGTCCGGCGCCGTCGCACTATTTATGGTCACCGCACTGACGCTGGCGATGGTCAGCTCGGTCTCTCTGATAAACTGGCGAACCGCACCACGTGAGATGAAGTCGGGCGAGGTCATTTCCCGCGAGAACCGTCCGCAACTCGTCGACGGACGCGCGGACGGGCTCGATTCTGTGCAAATGACATTTTTTGGTGCGCTTTGGATCATGGGCATCGCTCAGCAATATCAGCTATTCAACTGGATCGACAACCGGAACTATGCGACGCACTACCGCGTCGTTGCTAATGGTGTTGACGTCGATCCGGACGCGATGTTCGTGCGTTCGTTGCGTGGTGTGCTGCTCGATTTTTATATTCACGACATCACGTGGCTTAAAATACCGCCCGAGCGGCGGCAGGAACTGCGCTCAAACATCCTCGAACGCACCGCGAACCGCTATTGCCGTGTCGCAAGGCCTGTCGGCGTCGTCGAAGCCCATTCGTCCTTCGAACGCATCGACCCAAACGGCGGCCCGGGCGAATTTGATAATGTACTGTTGATGATGTTTAGCTGTGACGGCGAACGGGCGGTGTTTTAGATATGTGCGGGATCGTTGCGATTTTCAATAATGACAGGCCGGTGAATTCTGACGCTCTCGGCCGGTCGATTGACGCGCTTATTCCACGCGGACCCGATGAACAGAGCAGTTGGGTTTCGCCGAACGGACGCACCGCTCTCGGCCACGCACGTCTGAACATCATCGACCTCGTCACCGGCACCCAACCGATCGCCGGCGAAGACGGCAAGCTGCACATAATACACAACGGCGAATTCTACGATTTCGAACGGATCACACGCGAAC
Coding sequences within it:
- a CDS encoding universal stress protein — translated: MKILIANDGSEFGDNAVKVAAGLLKGNAAAEIKVVTVIEPAAGTELETIIESTDELINMENPAYVTALRMVTASAEALAASGMTSVLYEVLSGPPARRIVEAADEWKADLIVVGSHGRGYWSRAMLGSVSDRVTHHANCSVLVVRK